A stretch of Henckelia pumila isolate YLH828 chromosome 4, ASM3356847v2, whole genome shotgun sequence DNA encodes these proteins:
- the LOC140862031 gene encoding uncharacterized protein At2g29880-like — translation MGDSQAKYNLWTTEESNELLKLMVDAAMRGWRDKNGMLNKRTVKKNILPALKEKIGHNSGFGWDPVTKKFTASDEVWDDYFKSHPRHEYYRSNTFEDYEDLRIAVGNGTAIGKFSSAVGDDDDATTFETEQHRGTSLLDDLVFDSDNGAFILNDGQESSYQPTFIEGITSPLPSQPMSSEVPPASKKRDRTDFELKSRTSKNIDPDVMQKLSCNLEKAASKIESIGAVDDNCWDAIKEVPDLDNRTRFIVLDLVNTRAKKTAFLKMTIEERLEWIKYKLE, via the exons ATGGGAGATTCACAAGCAAAGTATAATTTGTGGACGACTGAAGAGAGCAATGAATTGCTTAAACTCATGGTTGATGCTGCTATGCGAGGGTGGCGTGATAAGAACGGGATGTTGAACAAACGAACAgtgaaaaaaaatatacttCCTGCTCTTAAGGAAAAAATAGG TCATAATTCTGGATTTGGATGGGATCCTGTGACAAAGAAATTCACGGCTAGCGATGAAGTATGGGATGATTATTTTAAG TCTCACCCTAGACATGAGTATTATCGGTCCAATACATTTGAAGATTATGAAGATTTGAGAATTGCAGTTGGAAATGGAACTGCTATTGGAAAATTCTCAAGTGCTGtaggagatgatgatgatgcgaCAACATTTGAGACAGAACAACACAGAGGCACTAGTTTATTAGATGATCTCGTGTTTGATAGTGATAATGGTGCATTCATCCTAAACGATGGACAAGAATCTTCATATCAGCCTACATTTATTGAGGGCATTACTTCGCCATTGCCTTCTCAACCAATGAGCTCAGAGGTTCCTCCAGCTAGCAAAAAACGAGACAGAAcagattttgaattaaaatcaaGAACGTCAAAGAATATTGATCCTGATGTTATGCAGAAGCTTTCTTGCAACCTTGAAAAGGCTGCTTCTAAGATTGAATCGATTGGTGCGGTAGATGATAATTGTTGGGATGCAATTAAGGAAGTCCCAGACTTGGATAATCGCACTCGATTCATAGTACTTGACTTGGTTAATACCAGAGCAAAGAAGACGGCTTTCTTGAAAATGACAATTGAAGAACGTTTGGAGTGGATAAAGTATAAATTGGAGTGA